A segment of the Pseudalkalibacillus hwajinpoensis genome:
GTCCCAATAAGCCGCTATTACAATAGTGAGTATAATCCCCATAAGTCCAGCTAAGCCAGTTTTTTTACCTCTATGATACATAAGTGCTGAATCCACAAAATGTAGTACTGTATTCATATTTTCACCGCCAATCTAATTGTATAACGATTATACCACAAATAAATAAAGTTAGCGTAATTTCTAAAAATCATTCTATTTTTCAAAAAACCTCGCTATCAAATGTTCGTTTTTGATAATAACCGTGAAACTCACCTCTATCCGTTCAAAACTCCTCTAAAACAAGTATCAAAAACCATCTCATAATCAAAGTTCCAATATATACTACTGCTAACCTTTTTGATAATATAGAAGTACCACCAATCGAAAAGGGGAGATCGTTATGTTATTTGGATACGCTCGAGTCAGTACGAAGGATCAAAACTTACATATGCAATTTGACGCTCTAAAGAAATACGGAGTTGAAGAGAAAAACATCTACTCAGAGAAAATCACTGGAACGAAAAAGGATCGTCCTGCGTTTATGGAAATGCTGAAGTATCTAAGAGAAGGGGATACGGTCGTGGTTTATAAACTTGATCGAATCGGTCGGAGTACGAAGCACCTGGTGGACCTGATTAACGACTTTCAGGAGAAGGGCATCAACTTTGTTTCGATCAATGAAAACATCGATACGACTACGGCGATGGGGAAGCTCGTATTTACAATCTTCAGTGGCTTGGCACAGTTTGAGCGCGACATTATCTCAGAGCGAACTAAGTCAGGGTTGGATGCAGCGAGAGCGAGGGGACGAAAGGGAGGAAGACCGAAAAAAGACCAATCCAAGTTGGATATGGCCTTTCGGATGTATGATAGCAAGGAGTACAGCATTCAAGAGATATTGAATGCGACTGGTATTAGTAGAGCTACTTTTTATAGATATCTTAGCGAACAAAGAGAATCAAAGTAGTTTATTTTAAACTTATTATATCTGTAGTGCAGTATTAACCCTGGTTAATATTTCATCACCAATCCATTGCGTAAAATCTTCAATAGAATTGGTATTCCAAGTATTTTGATTTCTAGCAATTTCGTACCCTTGGAATAAACTAGGAATTATTTTAGTGTAAGCTAATATGGTTAGTAATATTTTTCTATTATCATCAAGATATGCATTGCTAAATCTTCCTTCATATTCGTATTCCGAAATTTGAAGATTTCCCTTCGCTCCCAGGACTAATGGAAGACGTTCATTTTCATAATCAATAGAAACACTAAGCGCTTTTAAAGGATCATTCATAAATAAAAAAGCTAAGGTTCCAAGTATGGCCGATATTCTTTCACCATCTCCTGATAAATTATGTGTAGAATCTTGTGTAGTCCCATGAAAACCTGTCCATGATCTTATGGCTGTATGTGGAGCTCTATTTACTATTCTATTTCCACGTGTAAAGGCATTGAGTATCCAATAAAAAAAGTCGTTTTGAATTTGAAATGTTTGTGGGTGTCTTATAGTTTCTCCCCATATATCGCTTGGAAGTAAATCGTTGGTGAAGGTATTCAAAGAAGAGCCCGGTGGAAGCCATGGAGCAAAATAGACTTTTTCTTCGTATTCAAAAAATACTGATTTGACTTCAGTAATATTTACTCTATCACTTTTTTGAACTAAGGAATTTCTTAGTTGTGGATCTTCAAACCATTTGTCTTTTCTCTTGGTTCTTTCATTATAACCCTGGATAAATATAAAACGAATCTCTTCTCTAGTACCAGCTTGGAGATTTTGAATATTCATTCCTCGATTATTGATAACATTCCAACGTTTAGTTAGCACCTCATGATCTGGCCAATCTTCATCTTCTACAGGCTCATCTAATACCGAATTATGTTCTAGCAGTTGTGCAGCTTGATTTAAGTCATTGATGTCTGTCAGACAAACCAGTGAGACATTAAACATACTACCACTCCTCTTTTTTAGATGGAAAGCTTAATAGTTAATGGTGTTACCTCATAAAAGATGAATTTTCTTGATAACCAACTCAAAAATAGGTGATTATCTTTTACTTTTGTACAGAGTATTAAATTGGAAGTAATGTAACCTTTTTTTACTTGATCATGGTCTATAGAAATGTACATTGGTATATCTAAACTAGTATCAAATTGGTTTTTGGGTAGCGTATTAGCAACTTTACACTTCCATACTCCATCTTTAATGTTCTCACCTTTTACGATAGAGTTAAAGTTTATACTTACCCACTCATAGTTCCAGTAAAATTCAAGATATTGTTCTTTCCCAAAAGTAGAAATGAACTTTCCAAAGGTATTTTTATAATCAATTTCTACTTGTGCTTTGATTGAATTTAACTCTCCACCTGGTTCGCACAATATAAAATTAGATTTGTCTGGATCTTTTGGATTAATGATAGATATTTTAACTGATGGAGTATACTTATAAATCAATTCTCTGAGATACAGTAATAACTTCCCTAATAAATTTATTAAAAATAGCAATACTGCTACGTCAATACCACCCTTAATTATTTCTGGTTTGGCGGCCTTAATTTCCCATTTGAAAATATCAGAGAGAATAGAAAACGGTTTTAATCCATAAACCCATACTATAAATAATGAAAGAGGAGAAACTAGAGACTTTAGAAAATACATCAAAACT
Coding sequences within it:
- a CDS encoding recombinase family protein, producing the protein MLFGYARVSTKDQNLHMQFDALKKYGVEEKNIYSEKITGTKKDRPAFMEMLKYLREGDTVVVYKLDRIGRSTKHLVDLINDFQEKGINFVSINENIDTTTAMGKLVFTIFSGLAQFERDIISERTKSGLDAARARGRKGGRPKKDQSKLDMAFRMYDSKEYSIQEILNATGISRATFYRYLSEQRESK